Within Verrucomicrobiia bacterium, the genomic segment TCGCTGGCACGTAACGGCTGGAAATGTGCGGGCCAAATCCATGTCCATGTCATAGAAATTGAGCGGCAAGTAGGCGAAGCGCGATTTGTCGGACAATAATTTCAAGGATTTTTCCACAGGCAAAATGTCCTTGTCCGCCAGGACCTGGATGAAAGGCTCGACCACGGCGCGCGGGGGTTCAAGCAAATCGGGTTGAGGCCAGCACAGGTCGAAATCGCCTGCGGCAATGGTTTTGGTATCGACGAACAGCTTGTGCATCGCGCGGCGGCCATCCTCGATTTCAACGGCCGAAGCAGGAACCAGTTTGCTGGCCGGCTTGGTCATTGTAATGGTATCGCCGTTGCGCCGGGCCATGGTCGAGGTGTCGGGCGGAATTTCCAGGGGAAAACTGCTGGCCTTGCTTTCGATTTCCTGCAGGGCTTTCTGCACATCCGGATCGTCGGGATAGCGTTGGAGGATAGTTTCGTACTCGAGGATGGCCGAAGAAAGCTGGCCCATCTGAACGTAGGCTTGGGCAATGCGCTTAGACGTTCCCACGACCTCCGGTTCACGCCCCAGCTTCGAATAGGCCTCCTTCAGAATTTCCAAAGATTGATAGTCCTGCGGCTGCGACTGAGTGATGACTTCAAACATCTCAATCGTCTGCGCCAGTTGGGCTTCTTCACCTGGACTCAATGTGCTGGTCATGCGACTTTGTTTCCCGAGAACCGCGCCGGTTTTGCCTAACCCGGCTTACGCGGCTTCTGGGGCATTTTTCGTATAGCAAACTTCCCGCCAGTTCACCAGCGGGCGGCACTCAACTCTATGGCATTGAGCTCCGGCCCGCATTTGGAACGGCATAACTGCCTGAGAACAGCAGCAGTTGTGCCGTTATCACGTGGTTTGGCTTTAAACTCGTCAAACTCAAGCAAAGGCACACTGGCCTTCAGCAGGCTGCAACGCCTCAGCCGCCGGATTATTGGCTTCCTCCCAGACAGTCTGCCCAGATTTTACACTGCGGCAGTTGCTTTCCGCTGGGAACCTGCCAATCCTAATCTGTTTCTGGAAGGCCCCGAATAGCCCGAGGCCGCTCTCCAGGACGGGGTTACAAGTGCAACAACTGGTTCCTTTGATGGTCCCTGCCCCGGGCGATTCCTGGCAACGGTTTGTCGGGGACCGGCTCCGAATCACCCTGCGCGACCGTGAGGGACGCAGCCCATCCGAGGGTTGGCAGGCATTCCTGCGCACGAATCTGGGACGCGCAGAGCACTTGCGCCGCGAAATCCTTCAAGCCCACACGCGTGGGTTGCCCTTGGCAGGGGAATCCTGGCGCGACATTCCCATGAAGCGGGATGAGGCGGGCTGGGCACTGGAAATGCCGCTGGCCGAGGTGGGCTTTTTTAAAGCAAAAGCATACCTGCTCGACCCGGCAGGCTGGCAGCATTGGCCGGAAGGGCCTGATTTTCGCATCTCTGTCCATCCCGACCGCTATCGAACCGCCAATATCCTTTATTGCGCGTTTCCGCGAATGTTTGGCCGGACAAAAGCCCTCGCCAGCACCCACAACGAAAATCAGGAACGGGTGCTGGGCCCACTGGACGAAAGCGGTTATACCGTCATTCCTCCGTCTGGGAAACTACGGGATGTCATCGAACAGTTGCCGCATATCTTTGAGACACTCGGTTGCAGCATCCTGCAATTGCTCCCGGTTAATCCCGTACCGACGACTTACGCGCGGTTTGGGCGATTTGGGAGCCCTTATGCGGCCCTGGACTTGACTGCTATTGACCCGGCGCTGGTGGTGTTCGATCGGCGCACCACGGGCATCGACCAGTTCCGCGAACTGACCTATGCGGCCCATCTTCACGGCGGGCGGGTATTTTTGGATATCGTCATCAACCATACCGGGTGGGGGTCGCTCCTGCAGGAGCGGCATCCGGAATGGTTCCTGCGCTCGGCCAATGGAACGTTCGTCAGCCCGGGAGCGTGGGGCGTAACCTGGGAAGACCTCATCGAGCTGGAACACCAGAACGTCGCGCTTTGGGATGAGTTGGCGCAGGTGTTTATTACCTGGTGCCGCCGGGGTGTCGATGGGTTCCGATGCGATGCAGGCTATAAAGTGCCTGTGCCGGCCTGGCAGTATATCGTGGCCCGAGTGCAGCAGGAATATCCAGAGACCATCTTCCTGCTCGAAGGCCTGGGCGGGGCCTGGGAAACCACTGAAGCCTTGCTGAGCGAAGGAGGGATGCAGTGGGCGTATTCCGAGCTGTTTCAGAATTATTCCGGCGCGCAGGTGGCCTCGTATCTGGAGCACAGCATCAAGCAGAGCGGGCGTGCCGGCCTCCTGGTTCATTTCAGCGAAACTCACGATAACGATCGGCTGGCTGCGCGGGGCCGCGCCTGGTCTCTTTTGCGCAACCGGCTGTGCGCCCTGGCGAGCGCCAGCGGCGGGTTTGGATTCACCTGCGGAGTCGAATGGCTGGCCACCGAGAAAATCAATGTCCACGCCAGCACGGGCATGAATTGGGCTCACCCGGAGAACCTCGTGCCGGAATTGGCCAAGCTCAGCCGCCTGCTTTCCGAGCATCCTTGCTTCTTCGACGGCGCGCGCATTACCCGGTTGAGCAGCCTTGATTCACCCGTGTGCGCGATGCTGCGCACATCCGAGGAAGGCAAGGATACCGTGCTGGTCGTGGTCAACAACGATGTGGAGCGCTCGCAACAATTTGCGTTGGGCACACTGACGTGCCTGTCGCCTGCACAGGAAGTATTCTTCAAGGCGACGGCACAGTGGGTGGACCTATTGGGAGGACCGTGGAATGGACTAGACACGGAGGGACCCCTCTCCCCTCCCGCTGCGACGACGCGACAGCGCGGCGAGTTGGAAGGGGAGAGGGAGAAGCATCGGCAGATTAAAGATGGCGCCGAGGCCAAACCGGTCTTGACCTTGCCGCCGGCAGCCGCCTACTGCCTGGCGGCGGCGCCCGTTCCCGCCGGTCTGAGCGGGGAGTCGTACCGCCGCGCCAGGGCGCGTGCTGCCTGGGCTTTGCAGGCCTTGGCATACCTGAAGCCGATCGAAGAATTGGGCGGCTTCGAGTGGACTGGCCTCGCTTCTCTGGTGGACCGCTCCCCTGCCCTGTTTCTAGGGGCTGTTTCCAGACTTTCAACCGCGCCTCTTTTAAACAGGGATTTGGCCCACCTGATGGACGAAGAGGGCTTCGCGCCGGTGGTGCAGTGGACAAGGCTTGATGCCCGGCGGGTGACGCCTGTGCCGCCGGGGCACTGGTTGCTGCTCGAAGATAACGCCCCATTCCGCGCCGCCCTCAACATCGAGGGGGAGCAAATTACAGAAAACCTTGAGTCTATTACAGCGGGGAAAAACCACATTGTTTGTTTCCCGCCGCGCCGTAAGGCGGCCAACGCAACCCTTCAGCTTGAACTCTACGGCGGACCAGACCGGCACATCGAGGCTGCGATTCGCTTCCTGGATGCCAAACCAATGTTGAAACCCGCCGCGCCGCGCAACAGCGATCTGGTCTTGCTGACAAATGGCCGGGGCGGCATGGGCCGTCTTCGGGTGGACCTGGGCAGGGTCCTTTCGAAATACGACTGCGTCCTGGGCGCCAACTTACATCCAAGCCTGCCCGTTGACCGGCATATCTTTGCCAAAAGAATTCGTGTTTGGGTCGATGCCGACGGCTTTATTTCTCCACTCGATTTCCGGAGCCTGGCCTCATTTGATCCCGGTCCGCCGGCTGTGTGGGATTTTGTCGCTCCTGCCGGCGACGGCAGGTCGCTTGAGATTCAAATGATGGCCGCCATGCCCGAGGGCCTTAATACAACCGTATTCCGCTTTCGCCGTCCCACAGAGGCTCAGGCGGCAGGCAAACAACTGCCGGCCCGCGCCGACGTGCGGCTGACAGTTCGGCTGGACATCGAGGACCGCAATTTTCATTGGGAGACCAGGCGCAACGGCGGCGGCGAATATCATTTCTCGACCCACACGCGCCCAATCGCCGCGTCGGTCCAGAATCCTGCAGATATTCACGGCGCCGGCTCCAAAATCCACTCAGGCTCCGATCCGGTAACTCTCGCCGGATTCGAGTTCGCCCCGGCCCCAGACCGCCGTTTGCGCGTTTTCGCCAGCAGCGGTTGCTATCATCCGCAGCCGGAGTGGAGCGAAAATATTCCTCATCCTATTGAACAAAGCAGGGGGCAAGTGGGCGCTGGAGACGCTTTCAGCCCAGGCTGGTTCGATCTGCCGATGGCCAAAGGCGCTGAGGTGGTACTGGTGGCCACGGCCGAAGCCCCTGACACGGACGCGGCATCGTTCAAAAAAAACGCGGCTGCTGCGGTCGGCTCAGGGACTCTACTGCAAGCCGGGGGCCAGGACCCATTCGCTGCCAAACTCCTCCGCGCCATCCGGGCATTCGTTGTGCGCCGCGGCGCCGGCAAGACGGTTATCGCCGGCTATCCCTGGTTTTTGGATTGGGGCCGCGACACTTTTATCTGTGCGCGCGGTTTGTTGGCGGCAGGTCTGGTCCAGGAGGTGGAACAGATCATCCTTACTTTCGCGCGCTTTGAACGGGATGGCACTTTGCCCAACACAATCTTTGGCGAAGACGCCTCGAATCGCGACACCTCCGATGCCCCGCTTTGGTTTGGCCTGGTGTGCGAAGAGGTTGCCCAGGCCTATGCCGCCTCGGGCTCAGGGGAGTCTGTCGAAATGTTCTATAACACCCGCGTGGATGAGAAGGGCCGCTCACTTCGCCAAGTGCTCGAGAGCATCGCCGATCATTACTCGCGCGGCACTCCCAATGGGATATGCATGGACCCTGATTCCGGGCTGATTTGGAGCCCGGCTCATTTCACCTGGATGGACACCAATTACCCAGCGGGCACCCCACGCGAGGGTTACCCGGTTGAAATCCAGGCGCTTTGGATTCGATTGCTCCGCCAAATCGCCCGCATCGGCGATTCTTCTGGCCGCGCAGCCGTTTCGCAAATTGCCGCGCGCGCGCAAAGCGCCTTGGAGAGCCGCTTCTGGCTCGAGGCGCAGGGCTTTTATTCCGACGTGCTGCCGGCCAGGCGCAGCCAACTGGCCGCACAAGCCAAGGCCGATGACGCCTTGCGCAGCAACAATCTGTTCCTGGTGAGCTTGGGCCTTGTGACAGGCCAGCGCGCCCGGCGCTGTGTCGAGGCTGCCCGCCGTTACTTGATTGTGCCCGGGGCCATGCGCTCGCTGGCGCCCCTGCCTGTTTCGGTTCCGCTGCCCATTTACAGCAACAACGGCCAGCTCCTCAATAATCCCCGCGAGCCTTATTGGGACCGCTACGAAGGCGATGAGGACACGCGGCGAAAACCTGCGTATCACAACGGCACGGCCTGGACCTGGACCTTGCCTGTCTTTTGCGAGGCGCTCGCGCGAGCCTGGGATTTTGCGGATGAACCTGTGGCCGCGGCCCGGGCCTACCTGGGAACCATGGCGGGCCTGATGGCCGAAGGCTGCCTGGGACAGATTCCGGAAGTCCTCGATGGCGACGCCCCTCATACGGCGCGGGGTTGCGATGCTCAGGCTTGGGCCGCGACCGAGGCTCTGCGGGTATGGAAGCTCTTGGGATAGCTTTTAGGACCCGTGCAAAATCAAGTCCTGAGATTTGAGTGAGCTAAGGCCGAGCGTGGAGCGTGGCAAGTGCTCCGAGGTTCCTAACGCTCTACGATCTGACACTCCACGCCGCAAAGACTCAGCAAATTCATCATGTGGGAAAACGCCCGAAGAGGGAATCTGTTCTTACAGAATCCCTTAGCCCAAGTTGAGGTCTTCCGGGTCACAAAGGAGGGGTTTTAAGGCATCCAAGCCGGGGTCTGGAGAGCCGCATCTGCCATGGGTTGCCTGAGTGGACCTTGCCCGCGGGCCAGACGAAGTTGTTCTATGGAGAAGAGTTTATTACCGATCAAGCGCCTCCTGAAGAAAAGGGATACGGCTGAGTATTACGCGGGCCTGGGGAAATGGTCCGGAAATATCGGGGAGGCCCAGGAATTTCACAGCATCCGGGAAGTGCTGGAAGAGATGAAACGTCAAGGTCTTAACGACTGTTGCTTCATCGTATTGAAATTCGACAACGAACAATTCGACGTGCGGTTGCCGGTCTAACAGTCAAGTCCTGGTTTAAATTTGTCACTTCCGCGAAGCTGAAGTGACAAATTTAAACCAGGACTTTGACCCTTTCAAAAGGCTTGTGTTCCCTGCGGAATTCGTTCATGATTTGTATGTGACAGACGGTCGTTGACAGGTGCCGGGGTCAGGACCTATTCTGCGCCAGACATTTAATCGATAAGTTACCATGTTGCGAATCAGTCTAATCCTCGCCATTGTCTTCGGGTTGGCGGTGGGCGTGTTGAACGTTGTGATGGTGAAAGACAAAATCACTAAACTGGCTGCGGACCGGGACAACGAGAAAAACATGAAAGTGCAGGCTCAAACCGAGCTCGCCAGCACCAAAAGCCAACTCAGGAAGACCACCGATCAGCTCAAGCAGACGCAGACGGAACTGGCTTCAACCAAAGACGAATTGTCCAAGGCGAGCGCAGAGGCCGCTTCGCAGCAAAAGCGGGCTGATACCGTGACCATCGAGCGAGACAAGGCCCGCAAGGAGCGCGATGATGCCCAAGCCGAGTTGGCGGCCTACAAACTCACCGATCTCAAGCCGGAACAGATTCTCGCCATCAAGAAGCAATACAACGACCTGGTCAAACAAGTCGAAGGTTTGATGGGCGAGAACAAAGCTCTGGGCCGCCGGATTGTCGCGCTTACCAACGAACTGGCCATCTATAGAACGCCCGAATATGTTGTCCCATTGCCGCCGGGACTTCATGGGAAAGTTGTGGCCTCCGATCCCAAGTGGAATTTTGTCATCCTGAACGTTGGGGAAGAGCAAGGCGTTCTCGAACAAGGCGAGTTGCTGGTTAATCGCAACGGCAAGCTCGTGGCGAAGGTCAAAGTGCGTAGCGTCCAAAAAGACCGCAGCGTCGCCAATGTCGAGCCGGGCTGGCAGATCGGAGAAGTGCTCGAAGGCGACCAGGTCATCCCCGCAAACCCCAAGTCGTCATGAAAACGTTCTTCTTTAAGCCGCGTTGGGCGATGTTCCTTCTTTTGGTCCTGGCGGCTCTTGGCCTTTCCGCGTGCGCGAGTACTGAAGATACCGATAACGCCTCCGAGCGCCCTTGGAATGCCCCGATGGGCTGGGAGAATGGGCTGCCCAACGACATGATGCAGGGCCATTAGGCTGCCCCGGGCGCTTCGATTGATTCTTACGGCGTCGTTGCCCAATCGTGCGCCTCCGGCCCCTGCCCAACGACCGGGAAAGAGCTGATACGCAGGCGCGCGGCGCCCATGGGAATCAAAGTGACCGTTTCCACAGGCTGGTCTGAGCGGACCGGGCTGGGCTGCAGTTTGGCAACCAACCCGGTTTGATCCTGGACCCATGCCGGGATACGTCTGGCCTGTGCTCGAAGCTCAATTGGAGCGGTGTCGGGCGTGAAAGGTTGGGCAGCCAGCGGTCCTTTACGCCGGATTATCTTAAACGATTTTTCAGGATGCCTCTGCTTGAGGACCAGGCCGTAATTCCACGGTGTGGTTGGAAAGACTTCGAACTCAGGCCAGCGATCGGTGCCCCCATAACGCCCCCAGCGCTCGCCAATATCAAGGGCAAAGCTCAGCGGACCTAAATTCACAGAAACGGAATCATCGTTTTTGTCCCACTGCCGAACCGAGATTCTCATGGGCAATGTTAACCGGAGACGGTCGCCCTGCTGCCAGGCGCGCTCGACACGCAGATAGCCGCGCGGGGCGTTTGGCGTGTGAATGGTTCTTCCGTTAATACTCAACTCCGGATTCCGGCACCAGCCTGGCACCCGCAGGTACAGCGGGAAGGTATTGGGCTTCTCCGTGGAGATGACGAATATGACCCTTTCCGCAAACGGATAATCAGTTTCTTCAGACACGCGCACGGTCGAGCCGTCGCCTGTCTTAGCCGTCACTCGACTTTGGGAGTACAGGGACGCGCACAGACCCCGGTCCGGGGTGGCAAGCCAGAGTTCCTCGGCGTAATAAGGCCAGCCATGGGAGACATTGTGCTCACAACAGCGATAGACCTCGTAGGGGCTATAAGAGAACATCGTGCCGCTATTTTGCACGCCGGGGGCTTTGTTGTCTTTGTCGAGCTGGACCTGGTTGGCGCAGGTCAGGTAATGGAGTCCCTTCAGGTCGGGTGTCAATGCCGCCGGCAGCGAGTTGAAAGCCAGGTCCTCACAACGGTCGGCCCAGCGGGGGTCGCCCGAGATTTTGGCGAGCATCTCGAAACTGTGCATGAACTCGACGATGCCGCAGGTCTCGAACCCCTGACGCGGACCGGTAAAACCTTTGCGGCAATTCTCATCGCCGGCAAAGCCGCCGCCCGGGAACTGCCCATAAATTCCCATAACGGTCTGGTAATTGCGCTCGGCGTCCTCGATATACTTCCGGTCATGCGCCTGCAGGTAAAAAACGCCCGGCTCGCGGAATCCCTGGGCGATGTTGACGTTATGCCAATTAATGACCCCGCTATCCCAGCGAGCCATGTGGTTGTGGATTCGCTGGGCCAGGTCCAGCAACCACCCCTCGCCGGTTCGGTTGTACAGCCAGTAAATAGTTTCGATATTGTCGCCAAACCGGATTCTGGGCCAGTAACCGGCGCCGAAATCCTCACCGGGAAGAGTGTTCAGCCATTGAAAGTACCGGGTCAAAAACGGCAGCACCCGCGCGTCGCCGGTGAATTCATAGAAGGACTGGAGAACGTTGCACATCACCATATGCGGCCAGAGGTCGGGTTTGCCTTCCAGGCCGGTTTTGTTGGCGCGCGGCCCAAAGAAGCCGTCGGCTTCCTGGCTGGCCAAAACAGCATCAATCCATTTGCGGGCGTTTTGGATGATATGCTCGTCCCCGAGCACATAGCCAAGGTCGCCATATCCCTTGAGCCAATAGGGCAATTCTTCCCAGCCGAATTTTCCCTCACCATTGGGTGAGGCCCACGCGCTTTCTTTGAAATTGCACCACTTCGAGATTTCTTCCATGTGCCCGGTCATGCCGTTGGCTTCCAATTCGAGCTGGTCTCTGAGCCAGCCCCCTGGAGTAATGGCGCCAATCGGGAGCTTGATGAGAGGGCTTGAAACCAGCGGCTCACGATTCTCCATATACAATGAATGGTCTCGAACCAGGGGCGGGCAATCGACCACCTCGACACGTGTGGCATCAGACCCCGCATGGGCGCATGGCTGCAGGCATAAGGCGGGGATGGACAATAACGGGAGGATTAGGCTCCGTGTCGTATGGGAAAAAGGAGATTCATGCATAACTTATCGGTTCAAGCCCATTGGCCGCGCGTATCCATTTAAACCGGGCGCTGGCCGGCACGTCAAGCTGCGCCGAAAGGAACGGGCTTTCGAGTGTCGCCACGCGACGCCTGGAGTTTAGACATTTACCAGTCGCCTTTTGCCTTCGTTTGTCGGAAACCTTGTCGGAAACTTTGTCGAGCGGTTTGGTCAAGCCCGGGACTGAACGCTCACTCATCACGAGCTCAAAGTTTACGAGAAGGCGCTGGTCCTGGCCGGAAGCGCCCGAGAAACTTTCTGCTGGCTGTTGGGCTTTGACAAGGTTTCCGACAAAGGGAGACGAGATCGTTATGAAAATGTCCGAACTCCAGGGCGCCACTGCGCGGTGCGCCTGTTGTTCCGTTTAAACTGACTTGCCCGCCAAGGCCGATCTGCTTTAGGCTCATTGTCATGGCCCGAGTTCTCCTGGTGGATGATGAATTGACCATGGTGCAAATGGTTGCGGGGCTGTTGCGCCAGGAGGGGCATGAAGTCTTCCCCTTCACCAATGGGGATGATGCGATTGCGGCGTTGGTTGCCCACGGCCCCGAGTTGGTCATTACGGACCTGTATCTGGATAAAACGCGGGCTCATGGGCTGGAGATACTCAAGAAGGCGCGGGAAAAGGTGCCGCCTGCGGTCGTTATCGTCATTACCGGGTTTGGTTCGATCGAGACAGCCAAAGAGGCGATGAAGAACGGCGCCTTTGATTACCTCGAGAAGCCGTTCAAGGTGGACGAGTTTAAATTGTGTGTTCAACGCGCCTTATCCTACAACGCGGCGGTCTCGGAAGCAGTTTATCTTCGCAAGGAACTCAAAAAGAAATACCAATTCAGCCAAATCATCGGCAACGCGCCTAAAATGCACGAGGTGTTCCGGTTGATAGAAAGGGTGGCGGACACAGACAGCACAATTCTGATTCGCGGCGAGAGCGGCA encodes:
- a CDS encoding amylo-alpha-1,6-glucosidase, translated to MQQLVPLMVPAPGDSWQRFVGDRLRITLRDREGRSPSEGWQAFLRTNLGRAEHLRREILQAHTRGLPLAGESWRDIPMKRDEAGWALEMPLAEVGFFKAKAYLLDPAGWQHWPEGPDFRISVHPDRYRTANILYCAFPRMFGRTKALASTHNENQERVLGPLDESGYTVIPPSGKLRDVIEQLPHIFETLGCSILQLLPVNPVPTTYARFGRFGSPYAALDLTAIDPALVVFDRRTTGIDQFRELTYAAHLHGGRVFLDIVINHTGWGSLLQERHPEWFLRSANGTFVSPGAWGVTWEDLIELEHQNVALWDELAQVFITWCRRGVDGFRCDAGYKVPVPAWQYIVARVQQEYPETIFLLEGLGGAWETTEALLSEGGMQWAYSELFQNYSGAQVASYLEHSIKQSGRAGLLVHFSETHDNDRLAARGRAWSLLRNRLCALASASGGFGFTCGVEWLATEKINVHASTGMNWAHPENLVPELAKLSRLLSEHPCFFDGARITRLSSLDSPVCAMLRTSEEGKDTVLVVVNNDVERSQQFALGTLTCLSPAQEVFFKATAQWVDLLGGPWNGLDTEGPLSPPAATTRQRGELEGEREKHRQIKDGAEAKPVLTLPPAAAYCLAAAPVPAGLSGESYRRARARAAWALQALAYLKPIEELGGFEWTGLASLVDRSPALFLGAVSRLSTAPLLNRDLAHLMDEEGFAPVVQWTRLDARRVTPVPPGHWLLLEDNAPFRAALNIEGEQITENLESITAGKNHIVCFPPRRKAANATLQLELYGGPDRHIEAAIRFLDAKPMLKPAAPRNSDLVLLTNGRGGMGRLRVDLGRVLSKYDCVLGANLHPSLPVDRHIFAKRIRVWVDADGFISPLDFRSLASFDPGPPAVWDFVAPAGDGRSLEIQMMAAMPEGLNTTVFRFRRPTEAQAAGKQLPARADVRLTVRLDIEDRNFHWETRRNGGGEYHFSTHTRPIAASVQNPADIHGAGSKIHSGSDPVTLAGFEFAPAPDRRLRVFASSGCYHPQPEWSENIPHPIEQSRGQVGAGDAFSPGWFDLPMAKGAEVVLVATAEAPDTDAASFKKNAAAAVGSGTLLQAGGQDPFAAKLLRAIRAFVVRRGAGKTVIAGYPWFLDWGRDTFICARGLLAAGLVQEVEQIILTFARFERDGTLPNTIFGEDASNRDTSDAPLWFGLVCEEVAQAYAASGSGESVEMFYNTRVDEKGRSLRQVLESIADHYSRGTPNGICMDPDSGLIWSPAHFTWMDTNYPAGTPREGYPVEIQALWIRLLRQIARIGDSSGRAAVSQIAARAQSALESRFWLEAQGFYSDVLPARRSQLAAQAKADDALRSNNLFLVSLGLVTGQRARRCVEAARRYLIVPGAMRSLAPLPVSVPLPIYSNNGQLLNNPREPYWDRYEGDEDTRRKPAYHNGTAWTWTLPVFCEALARAWDFADEPVAAARAYLGTMAGLMAEGCLGQIPEVLDGDAPHTARGCDAQAWAATEALRVWKLLG
- a CDS encoding tetratricopeptide repeat protein, whose product is MTSTLSPGEEAQLAQTIEMFEVITQSQPQDYQSLEILKEAYSKLGREPEVVGTSKRIAQAYVQMGQLSSAILEYETILQRYPDDPDVQKALQEIESKASSFPLEIPPDTSTMARRNGDTITMTKPASKLVPASAVEIEDGRRAMHKLFVDTKTIAAGDFDLCWPQPDLLEPPRAVVEPFIQVLADKDILPVEKSLKLLSDKSRFAYLPLNFYDMDMDLARTFPAVTCQRWCVLPFDRMSKSILVATANPFNQQAGKELAAASGQRLLWYLVPPSELVKNIHKAFR
- a CDS encoding beta-L-arabinofuranosidase domain-containing protein, translated to MHESPFSHTTRSLILPLLSIPALCLQPCAHAGSDATRVEVVDCPPLVRDHSLYMENREPLVSSPLIKLPIGAITPGGWLRDQLELEANGMTGHMEEISKWCNFKESAWASPNGEGKFGWEELPYWLKGYGDLGYVLGDEHIIQNARKWIDAVLASQEADGFFGPRANKTGLEGKPDLWPHMVMCNVLQSFYEFTGDARVLPFLTRYFQWLNTLPGEDFGAGYWPRIRFGDNIETIYWLYNRTGEGWLLDLAQRIHNHMARWDSGVINWHNVNIAQGFREPGVFYLQAHDRKYIEDAERNYQTVMGIYGQFPGGGFAGDENCRKGFTGPRQGFETCGIVEFMHSFEMLAKISGDPRWADRCEDLAFNSLPAALTPDLKGLHYLTCANQVQLDKDNKAPGVQNSGTMFSYSPYEVYRCCEHNVSHGWPYYAEELWLATPDRGLCASLYSQSRVTAKTGDGSTVRVSEETDYPFAERVIFVISTEKPNTFPLYLRVPGWCRNPELSINGRTIHTPNAPRGYLRVERAWQQGDRLRLTLPMRISVRQWDKNDDSVSVNLGPLSFALDIGERWGRYGGTDRWPEFEVFPTTPWNYGLVLKQRHPEKSFKIIRRKGPLAAQPFTPDTAPIELRAQARRIPAWVQDQTGLVAKLQPSPVRSDQPVETVTLIPMGAARLRISSFPVVGQGPEAHDWATTP